The following is a genomic window from Desulfofarcimen acetoxidans DSM 771.
ATGCCGGGCTGATTGTTGCAGCGGTGCAAAAAAATACTGGTCGTGAGGTAATTTACCAGCCGGGAATTGAGCAAATTACTGATTGTCTGGAAACTATTGTAAAACATGGTGATTTAGTTTTAACTATGGGCGCGGGAAATATTCAATCGGCGGGTGTTGAACTAGTATTAAGATTGAAAGGGAATTAATCTATGACTGAGACAATTTTCAATGATTTGGAGCAAGTATTGTCTGGTCAGCTAAAATATAATGAGCCTATGAGCAGGCATACCAGCTGGCGTGTCGGAGGACCGGCGGAGGTATTAGTGGAGCCATCGGGAATGGTTGATATTAAGACAGCCTGTGAATACGCCCGGGATAAAAAAATTCCGTTAACCGTTATCGGGAATGGCAGTAATTTACTGGTGTCCGACTATGGTATAAAGGGCATGGTGCTTAAAATAGGCAAAGGTTTGTCTGATATAGAAATTGATAATGAGACTATAATGGCGGGGGCAGGGGCTAAATTATCCCGCATTGCCGCAGCGGCAGGAGCGGCGGGTGTGGGGGGGTTGGAATTTATGGCCGGTATCCCGGGCACGCTTGGCGGGGCAGTGGTAATGAATGCCGGGGCTTACGGAAAATCTATCAGTCAAGTCCTGAAAAGAGTTTCTCTAATTAATCAGAATGGTCAGGTAAGCTGTCAAGAGCAAGAGAATATTATTTTTGATTACCGCAGCAGCAGTCTGCAGGAATCAGGCCTGATAGTTACTGAAGGTGTTTTAGAGGGTTATCTCAGGGATGAAAAACAAATAAAAGATGATATGAAGGATATGGGAGAAAAGCGACGGTCCAGTCAACCTTTAAATTACCCTAATGCCGGCAGCGTCTTCAGGAATCCTCCTGGTTATTCAGCCGGCAAGCTGATAGAAGAGTCGGGAGCAAAGGGTTTAAGAGTCGGTGACGCTCAAGTCTCTGAAAAACACGCTAATTTTATAATCAATTTGGGCAGCGCAACAGCTGAAGACATATTGCAACTCATTGAAAGGGTGCAACGTATGGTGGAAAAAAGATTTGGTATTAGACTTAAGAAAGAAATCAGGGTGCTGGGCAGGTTTCTTAGGTGAGGTGATGTTGTGGCGAAATATAAAATTTCTGGTGGCAGGCGACTGGAAGGAACTGTACAGGTGAGCGGTTCCAAAAATGCTTCCCTGCCTATATTAGCCGCCTGCTTATTAAATGGGGAAGTAAACACTGTTTACGGCATTCCCAGGTTGCGTGATATTATGGTAATGCAGGAGTTGTTGCGTTACCTGGGTGGTAATGTAGCCTGGGAAGGCAATGTCATGACTATTGACAGCAAAAATATAAAGAGCAAAAAGATATCAGAAATTCTCATGCGCCGCATGAGAGCTTCAAACCTGGTGTTGGGACCACTTTTGAGCAGGTTTGGCAGGGTAGAAATGGCCTATCCGGGAGGCTGCCAAATTGGGACCAGGCCTATGGATTTACACATTAAAGGAATTCAAGCTTTAGGGGCGGTAACCACTGAAAAGCATGGCTATATTATTGCAGAGGCAGATGAACTGGTAGGAGCGGAAATACATCTTGACGTGCCCAGCGTGGGAGCAACAGAGAATATAATGATGGCTGCTGTATTTGCTAAAGGACAGACTGTGATTCGCAATGCGGCCAGAGAGCCGGAAATTGTTGATTTGCAGAAGTTTCTCAATAGTATCGGAGCTGATGTCAGAGGAGCCGGATCTGATACGATAAAAATAAGAGGTGTCAAGCTGCTTAAAGCCGGACAGCATAAGGTTATTCCTGACAGAATTGAGGCGGGTACGCATATGGTAGCAGCGGCTGTTACACGTGGGGATATAACTATAGAAAATATAATACCTGATCATATGGAACCTGTAACGGCTAAATTAAAGGAAGCGGGTATACCGGTATATGTAAGAGAGGACAGTATAAGAGTTTGCTGTGACAGGCGACCTGTTCCGGTAGACATAAAGACCATGCCATATCCGGGATTTCCAACCGATATGCAGCCGCAGTTAATGGTTTTGATGTGCATAGCCTCCGGTACAGGCATTGTGACTGAGACAGTTTTTGAAAACCGCTACAAGCATGTAGCAGAATTGCGCCGGATGGGGGCTGACATTCGTGTAGAAGGACAGACCGCCATTGTTAAAGGGGTTAAATGCCTCAGCGGTGCCTGTGTCGAAGCCACCGACCTGAGAGCCGGTGCGGCACTTGTTCTGGCGGCATTGGCAGCGGATAACGGGTCTGTTATAGAAAAAGTTATGCATATTGAGCGTGGTTATGAGAGCCTGGAAAGTAAATACTCATCCCTGGGAGCAAACATTGTCAGAGTTCACGATTAGTGACTCTTTTTTGGTTTATAGGAGGACAAGAAGGGTTTTATAAAGATTACTGTCGATTAAAGATAGAATAATTAAGTGATTAATTTATGGTGTATGATAGTTTTTAAGTTTTTAGTTTGGACAAGTTAATCCATGTCAGGTATAATAAAAACAGTATGACAAAATTGTACAGATTTCACATAATAGTATTCTAACACTGACTTAATGTTTTTTGACTGGGAGTGGAGAACTTGACTAACGGTTACCACCCAATAAGAAGAAAAAAAAACAACATGACAGAAAGTATTTTCTTTATCCTTATGGTTCTGGTGGCTGTGTTTATACTTTTTAAATCGCCATTATTTGAAGTGCGGCAAATTTCAGTAGAAGGTACTTCTATTCCCTCCGAGAAAATTATTAATGTTTCCGGTATTAGTTCCGGTCAAAACATTTTTAAACTTGATTTAAAGTCAGCTCAAAATAAAATACAGCTTTTGCCGCTTGTAAAAAATGTTAATATTGCAAGGCAACTCCCTGCAACTGTGAATATTAAAGTGGAAGAAAGAAAGGCTGTGGGAGTTTTACAGATTAAAGACGGTTTTGCCGAAGTGGATGATGAGGGTGTTTTTTTGCGCACGGCTAATGTCGCTAATACGAAGCTGCCTGTTCTTACCGGTGCATCAATTAATTTTCCCGGTATCGGAAAAAAAATAGAATCGGAAAAACTTTCTACGTTGATAAATGTAGTTTGTGAATTGCCGCAAGAGATTTTGCCTAAACTATCAGAAATACATATAGATGAGGAAGGATCTATTCAACTTTATATGTTGGAAGGCATTCAATGCCGTTTAGGTTTGCCCGAAAAAATAAAAGAAAAAAGTCAAATGTTGCTAAATGTTCTGCAGGAGTTACAGCCTCAAGGCAAGAAAATAGAATATATCGAACTTACTTATTATGGTAAACCAGTCGTCAAGTATAGTGACAGGTAAGGGGTGTAAGTTTTGGGGAAAAAGGATGTTCAGTGGGTAATTGTACTGGTGGGTGTTATCATGGGTTTGCTGCTAACCATACAATTCAGGGCAACCCAGCAAGTAAAAATGAATGTTCCTGTGCAGCGCGCTAAGGAAATTTCGACACAACTGGAAAAGGTCAGATCGGATAGGGAAGGACTGAAATTGAAAGTAGAAAAACTTCGTAAGGATTTAGACCAAATGGCTCAGGGTCCACAACTTTCCGAGCAAAAAAGCAAGCTTGAGGCAGCCAGAATAGAAGCAGGGGTATCGAATGTCGCCGGTAGGGGTGTAAGGGTAACTTTAAATGACAGTAATGTTGCTTTGCAGCCTGATGAAAATCCTAATTTATATGTATTGCATGATGAGGATGTACTTAAGGTGCTCAATGAATTAAAATCTTCCGGTGCAGAAGCTATTTCTATAAATGACCAGAGATTACTTGCTACCACAGAGGTGCGCTGTGTTGGTCCCACTATTCTGGTTAATAAGACCAAACGTTTAGCCCCTCCTTTTACAATATATGCTATTGGTGATCCCGTTACTATGGAAAACGCATTAAAAATGAGGGGTGGCGTTATTGAATCCTTAAAGATTTGGGGTATTCAAGTTAATGTAGAGAAACAGGATAGGGTGGTCATTGATGCTTATTCCGGTACAGTAAGTTATAAATATGCCCAATCCGCCGTAAGCTTGAAAGGGGATGGACAGACTAGTGAATAAAACCAGGTTTCTTTCTATTGCTGTTGTCTCGGTAGTTCTTGGCTTGATGCTGGCTATCCAGTTTCGCAGCACCGTTGCCAGTCAAAACAAAAATGCAGGGGTCCCTTTTGACCGGGCACAGGAATTATCAGTGGAAATGAGACAGTTGGAAAAGGAAAGAGATGCATTGCAGCAAGAAGCGGAGGATTTAACGAATAAGCTAAACCAGGCCAATAAAGGGCAGGCGCAGGCACTGCAGGCTATTAGCAGTGAGTTAAACAAAGTAAAGATGATGGCAGGTATGTTGCCGGTTAAAGGGACAGGCGTAGAAATAGTCCTGGATAATGGAAAAGCAGGTGCACAAAGCCCGGCTGAGAATTTATTTGCTGTTCGTGATGACGACATATTAAAAGTTCTTAATGAACTGCGTGGTGCCGGAGCAGAGGCGATAAGTATTAACGGTGTGCGCGTAATAGCTACCAGCGAAATAAGGTTAGCAGGTACCTTTATTAATGTTAATTTAACCAGAGTGCTGCCGCCTTACCGCATTGAGGCCATTGGTGACAAGGATATATTAAGCAGCAGTTTGGAAATCAGCGGTGGTGTAGTAGAGTACCTTAGAAGTATGGGGATAAAAGTGTCTTTGGAAAAGAAAGAACAAATTAATATACCGGCTTATGCCGGAAGAAATCGTTTTGATTATGCTAAACCGATTTAATGGAGGTGGATATAATGTGGCTGGGTGTTTGGTTGGCCGTTCTCGGTTTGTTTTTGGGGGTTATGATTGGCCTTAATGTTCCGTTAATTTTACCGTCAATATATGCTCATTATATGTCGGTCGCTGTTCTGGCTGCTTTGGATTCAGTTTTAGGCGGTATTAGATCGGCTATGGAAGATAAATTTGATAATGGAATTTTTCTCACCGGTTTTTTCAGCAATGCACTCTTGGCAGCCGGTTTGGCTTTTATCGGGGAAAGGCTGGGTATCGAACTTTATCTGGCTGCGGTAGTGGCTTTTGGAGTAAGATTATTTCAGAATCTGGCTATTATTCGGCGTCACTTACTTAAACGATCTTATGTTATAAAAGAGGAAAACAGGCTTTCGCGTTGAATTTTACATTTTAAGTAAAGTTATGCGGGGGTACCTTTGTGTTAAAATATAACGATCAATTAATTATGG
Proteins encoded in this region:
- the murB gene encoding UDP-N-acetylmuramate dehydrogenase, giving the protein MTETIFNDLEQVLSGQLKYNEPMSRHTSWRVGGPAEVLVEPSGMVDIKTACEYARDKKIPLTVIGNGSNLLVSDYGIKGMVLKIGKGLSDIEIDNETIMAGAGAKLSRIAAAAGAAGVGGLEFMAGIPGTLGGAVVMNAGAYGKSISQVLKRVSLINQNGQVSCQEQENIIFDYRSSSLQESGLIVTEGVLEGYLRDEKQIKDDMKDMGEKRRSSQPLNYPNAGSVFRNPPGYSAGKLIEESGAKGLRVGDAQVSEKHANFIINLGSATAEDILQLIERVQRMVEKRFGIRLKKEIRVLGRFLR
- the murA gene encoding UDP-N-acetylglucosamine 1-carboxyvinyltransferase translates to MAKYKISGGRRLEGTVQVSGSKNASLPILAACLLNGEVNTVYGIPRLRDIMVMQELLRYLGGNVAWEGNVMTIDSKNIKSKKISEILMRRMRASNLVLGPLLSRFGRVEMAYPGGCQIGTRPMDLHIKGIQALGAVTTEKHGYIIAEADELVGAEIHLDVPSVGATENIMMAAVFAKGQTVIRNAAREPEIVDLQKFLNSIGADVRGAGSDTIKIRGVKLLKAGQHKVIPDRIEAGTHMVAAAVTRGDITIENIIPDHMEPVTAKLKEAGIPVYVREDSIRVCCDRRPVPVDIKTMPYPGFPTDMQPQLMVLMCIASGTGIVTETVFENRYKHVAELRRMGADIRVEGQTAIVKGVKCLSGACVEATDLRAGAALVLAALAADNGSVIEKVMHIERGYESLESKYSSLGANIVRVHD
- a CDS encoding cell division protein FtsQ/DivIB, which codes for MTNGYHPIRRKKNNMTESIFFILMVLVAVFILFKSPLFEVRQISVEGTSIPSEKIINVSGISSGQNIFKLDLKSAQNKIQLLPLVKNVNIARQLPATVNIKVEERKAVGVLQIKDGFAEVDDEGVFLRTANVANTKLPVLTGASINFPGIGKKIESEKLSTLINVVCELPQEILPKLSEIHIDEEGSIQLYMLEGIQCRLGLPEKIKEKSQMLLNVLQELQPQGKKIEYIELTYYGKPVVKYSDR
- a CDS encoding DUF881 domain-containing protein — translated: MGKKDVQWVIVLVGVIMGLLLTIQFRATQQVKMNVPVQRAKEISTQLEKVRSDREGLKLKVEKLRKDLDQMAQGPQLSEQKSKLEAARIEAGVSNVAGRGVRVTLNDSNVALQPDENPNLYVLHDEDVLKVLNELKSSGAEAISINDQRLLATTEVRCVGPTILVNKTKRLAPPFTIYAIGDPVTMENALKMRGGVIESLKIWGIQVNVEKQDRVVIDAYSGTVSYKYAQSAVSLKGDGQTSE
- a CDS encoding DUF881 domain-containing protein; translation: MNKTRFLSIAVVSVVLGLMLAIQFRSTVASQNKNAGVPFDRAQELSVEMRQLEKERDALQQEAEDLTNKLNQANKGQAQALQAISSELNKVKMMAGMLPVKGTGVEIVLDNGKAGAQSPAENLFAVRDDDILKVLNELRGAGAEAISINGVRVIATSEIRLAGTFINVNLTRVLPPYRIEAIGDKDILSSSLEISGGVVEYLRSMGIKVSLEKKEQINIPAYAGRNRFDYAKPI
- a CDS encoding small basic family protein, yielding MWLGVWLAVLGLFLGVMIGLNVPLILPSIYAHYMSVAVLAALDSVLGGIRSAMEDKFDNGIFLTGFFSNALLAAGLAFIGERLGIELYLAAVVAFGVRLFQNLAIIRRHLLKRSYVIKEENRLSR